A genomic segment from Bacteroidota bacterium encodes:
- a CDS encoding polyprenyl synthetase family protein, whose product MKTYQQLYDLFMAHINEANYGSNPKELYQPIQYMMQLGGKRLRPILTLMSCNIFSTEVDKALHAAHAIEVFHNFTLIHDDIMDNAPLRRGQETVYKKWNMPIAILSGDLMMIKATQLLCKTDSADLSSLLEVFNQTAIEVCEGQQIDMNFETQANVLHNDYLEMIKLKTAVLLGCSLQIGALIGGASKEEAQHLYEFGKNIGIAFQIQDDILDSFGEGTTVGKKIGGDIAANKKTLLFIELLACVNKDDKKLIETAVKNDNTEEKIETVLSLYTKYMIEEFAQNQKQQYLDLAFDHLNKLTVGEAKLSVLRQTANDLMTRIS is encoded by the coding sequence ATACATGATGCAATTGGGCGGCAAGCGTTTGCGCCCCATACTCACCCTTATGTCTTGCAATATATTCAGCACCGAAGTAGATAAAGCCCTGCATGCAGCCCACGCCATAGAAGTATTCCATAACTTTACCCTTATACACGATGATATAATGGACAATGCGCCTTTACGCAGGGGGCAGGAAACGGTATATAAAAAATGGAATATGCCCATAGCCATACTCAGTGGCGATTTAATGATGATAAAAGCCACCCAGTTGTTATGCAAAACCGATTCTGCTGATTTATCATCACTCCTCGAAGTATTTAACCAAACCGCTATTGAGGTATGCGAAGGGCAGCAGATAGATATGAATTTTGAAACACAGGCTAATGTGCTGCACAACGATTACCTTGAAATGATAAAACTAAAAACAGCCGTACTGTTGGGCTGCTCCTTACAAATAGGGGCTTTAATAGGAGGGGCAAGCAAAGAAGAAGCGCAACACCTGTATGAGTTTGGTAAAAACATAGGTATAGCTTTTCAAATACAGGACGATATTTTAGACAGCTTTGGCGAAGGCACTACCGTAGGTAAAAAAATAGGAGGCGATATAGCAGCCAATAAAAAAACATTGCTGTTTATAGAGCTGCTGGCTTGTGTAAACAAAGACGATAAAAAGCTGATAGAAACCGCTGTTAAAAACGATAATACCGAAGAAAAAATAGAGACTGTTTTAAGCCTGTATACCAAATATATGATTGAGGAATTTGCGCAAAACCAAAAACAACAATACCTTGATCTTGCTTTTGACCATTTAAACAAGCTAACTGTAGGCGAGGCTAAGCTGAGTGTTTTAAGGCAAACAGCCAACGATTTAATGACCCGTATTTCATAA